In Gossypium hirsutum isolate 1008001.06 chromosome A10, Gossypium_hirsutum_v2.1, whole genome shotgun sequence, the DNA window ccaatttgcaagaatttgcacctttcaacaagccttgcttcgccaaagtctgcaaagctttttcaccagcatgtcccaatcgcctatgccataacctggtagcctctgaatctgcatcttccgcagaagctgttgatgttgatccaataactgtacttccatttaaatagtacaagttatttcttctagtgtctttcatcaccgtcaataccccagctactacctttagtaatccatctctcaaagtgattgtgagccctttagattctagggcccctaatgagatgagatttttcttcaagctgggtacatagcgaacatctgtcagaacttggattgagccgtcatggttcttcaatttgattgtacctacacccattgtcttacaggcactatcattgcccataaaacaaccccaccttctagttcttcaagactagaaaaccagtccttattaggacacatatggtaagtacatcccgaatccaatatccactcatccgtttgacatgccattgccatgccaaccaagctaaagtctgactcttCATCATgttccgctacacatgcattagaaatagacttgcccttttgtaacttaggacaattctttttccaatgccctttctcacgacaaaaggcacattcatctttggcgggtctccctttggacttaccccttctaccaggtttgctgctgtgtgaacgacctcttactgttaagacttctgcagttggatctctgtgatctcttttatctttctttcgagtctcagatctatacaacgcactacagactgcatcaaatgtgattgaatctttcccatgaagcaatgtgatggtaagatgatcatattcatcaggaagggaattcaacaacaataatgccttgtcttcatcttcaaatttctcatccaaatttagcaagtctgctaaaattttattgaatgagttcacatggtcattcatcgacataccgggtgcatacgtgaaccgaaaaagtttctttttcatataaagcctattttcaagactttttgttagaaacttttcttccaatgtatcccacagcttcttcgctgatgtctccctcatgacggagtacttctgctctttggccaaacataggcggattgtaccacacgcctgtctattgatcttggcccactccttgtcatccatcttgtcaggtttttcttcaagggctatatccagctcttgctgacataagacatccaggatctcacactgccacataccaaaattattggtaccgtcaaatttctctacttcaaattttgcatttgtcacagtagtccttgctgatgacgatgctgctgccatttttctcctcagtcccaactactgtatacgtgaacagtcccgtatacgtgaatagtgccgtatacgtgaatagtactgtatacgtaaatagtgccgtatacgtgaatagtaccgtaaacggtcgtattccccaagtacgaacctggctctgataccaattgttgcgcggaagcgtgtgaaagagtaaaattattgtactgaaaaatcacactaagttcaattcccaggaaagagaggtggatcacgaggatcgcttacataccagatctttcctagccagaatatccctctatcgtaatttaatagcacaataaatcactacaatgacacttgcaaaatatgcagaacaaaaataaagaacactagaattttaacgaggttcagcaaattttgcctacgtcctcgggcactaccaaatatatttcactccaaaaatacaagtgaaaatttacaaatagggagagagaacaattgccttaagtagagaatggcaagtgtgggatgaagaaagtaagaaattgttaggcctatttatagttgaggttcaaggatcaacttgcaatgtccctatacaattagggaccaaaattgcaattatcccatgccaacttttaacccaacttgccaaccaattttactttctactttcggtgcccaccctttttgacttttggGTTCCaatatttcttttcttcctgCTGTTGTCCCCACCAAAAGTTAGCAATCGCAGCATTAATCTCATTACACACTTTTTTTGGGACTTTGAAGCACTGCGTTACATCTTATATAGTATCCATCTTGTGCACAGTTTCCATAGGAACAAGATTATTTTAGAGGGCATTTAAGTCTCCATATCCATGTGTGTCAAAGCTCTTGGTTTCAACTTGCCGCAAAATCTGAATTcctgcaatatatatatatataaagtcctTTTGTCTTTTTGGCAAAGCAGAGATGCTTTTAATATTGATGCTATAGCGCTTTGAATATTCACATTCTTCTAATCATTTGACTAATACTTTTTGAGTTCGACAACAACTAGATTTGACCTAAACCTTACTACCATGTTCATATccttggaagtatatgatgattaaaattaattaattattaatttatttgataGGATCAAAATAGTTTTCTCctgaatttataaaattttaatgcgAAGTAACCCATTTGAGAAACTTCTACAATTTTTCTTCTGAAGCTGTGTTTTTCCATTGACATATAGAGATACAGTATTTATAAAAGTTAATAATGTAGGTTTACTATCAGTTAATTACGtaatatcattttattaaaaatatttgtttttaattttaatttttttcagagAAAAAGTTAAACGATCAATATCACAAGCATCTAGACCTAATGTTTGCTTATAAATGCCGTGGAGTGATGGAGTCTCCGACCGCCACTCATTTCTACAACCCAACACTAGTTACTGAACTCCAAGTATGAATGCCCTACACTCTATgctaaatagaaaaattgaaaaccTCCTCGAATTAGGATGTTTAGATagcttataaaatataaatttgtaaattatgaggGTTCAAAACtgaattaaattctattttttatttaatttataattaattttaattttttgatatataaataaatattttatattaaaaataatgaaatttacttaaaagtttgtataaaaatatttttttaaaattattatataaaaattattgatgattttttatttactttaaaattattattttttaaaaatatttatgaaaaagattttGAAACGTCGCCAAACAATATTAAAAAACATACAAAgttcatttttgttaaaataaatttaaaaatttaaaataaaaaattagtatgaaaaaattgagaatcaaattgaattataatGGATGGTTTAAGAAATTCAAAAAGTCCAATCAAACCAAACTGATATCATCTCTACCTATGTGTTCATTTTATGAATCATGAAGATTAACCATTTCAAGGTTCGTGGTTAATCTTTCTTACAATGGCATCTCTAGAGTTTAAACTTGAGTTTTCCTTCATTAAAAATcatactaaataatatatatatatatataaatatataagatgGATAATTTAATGGTCCATTTGGATGAGTGATAAGATTGActttactaaaattaaaaaatagtgcAAAGATTAATCATTGTAACGATGAAATTGAATACTACAACAGTGATATTAAAATTAATGATTAGATCATTAAAAAAGTTAATTGACTGTATGATTAGATTTAAAAATAGTGATGATAACGAGGTGAAAGTAAAAAATAATGATGATTAAATTGTTCtttttatatatgaaaaaaagagaattatttgataagttttttcattgatgtaattatttatattttatttaataatggtTATTTTCATTAAGAGTGTAGTTAACATTTAAATGATTGAAAAAAAcatttatcatttaaaattttaataatatttataagtttatataaatattttagctAAGTAATTTAAGTAAATTTCATAGAATGATGGTCAGAATTTTTATCAACATTCATTTGACACGGGTTCAAATCATATTACTTCATCTCTACTCTTAAtgttgtataaaaaataatattaaatttgaattaatatttaataaagtaTCATATTACCATGACAGTCCACCATTTGTTATTGAGAATATAAATACATTAGAAATATTTAGAgtatataatttagaaaataaaacaaGATACATGAAGGTTAAAAAGAGGTTTTAGTGGGATCACTAGACAAAATTGTGGGCATCAATTGCTCAATCTCACTCTAATGGTGTAATCTAAACACCATTATTAAACGCATTCAACTGAGCTTCAATGCAATCCAAACGATGTCTTAACGAAGAGAAAATACTGCATAAACAGCAatataaaaaattccaaaaagaGAATGTCATTACAAAAATTAATTGTGGGTATATATTGCAAATCGTATCTAGCACTCAGCCAACAACCAGCTCAACTCGTCCAATGGAGGAGCCTCCAGGATCAACCTATCCAAGTCTTTAAAACTTAAACGCGTAGTAAACACGGGTACATGACAACCACCACCACCGTCACAACCATAGCCGCCTCCTGCGGTGGCTGTGCCATATGACCCTTCAGCTGAAACCTTTCCGGCAGCAACATTATAATTTGTTTGGGTTTTACTACAGGGAAACGAACTCTCCTCTATCCATGAAACGCAACTATCCTTGCCTGTAAGCCTTTGAACTACAGATTTGAAACTGAGGGGATCGGTTTCAACGTACTGAGTATCGATTATCACTACTTTAACACCTTCATGAGATGAAGTAGTAATGGTAGTCGCCATTGAAAAGAAAAccaacacacacaaaaaaaagaaaggaattgGTGTTATTATTATAACACAGATAATTATTTGCTTGAATACACACGGCAGTGCTTTAGATGTAGAAGGAAAGTTGAGAGATGTGAGTTGAAGGGCTTTGGGGGGATTGTTTTATATAGGGGAAACGATGAAGGGACCGATACCGGTTGCGCAGTTATTGGAGAAATGAAACCAAGTTGACTATTTTAAAGGGTAAATGATTAAATATAGCTCTAATTGCACTCCAACTCCTTTTACTcatcatatatttaaaatttagtccttttacatTTAATTTCAGACATTTAGtccaattatttttttatataacaattGAAGTCGAATTGATAGTTAAAGGACTTCTATTAAATTagattatttgacatttttaataaaataatttctgaaTTTAATACTATGTAAAAACTatgtaagaagaaaaaaaagtatcgCCATTAGTTTAGCTTCTCTAAAATAGTATtaaataatattacaaaatttagaaTATAAACCCTTATAATTTacatattcaatatttttatttacttatttagccTTCAACGGAGATAATATTGCCCACACgagcattttttttaaatgtcataTAATCTAAAATAACAAAAGTTGACATTTATTAGTGTTATCAATTAgatttcaaatattaaataaaaaggacaaaGATTTAGAATAATGTTAAAACTTCTTACAACCTTATATTTATAAAAGGAAACCTTACAATCCCATATTCATCATATCTATTTGCTTATTTGACCTTTTACACATATAATATTAGCCAcgttaacaaatttttattttaaagatatcACATAAGTCCTTTAATATTGTTGTCAATTAGAccttaattattaaatcaaaagaacaaagaaactaatttttcaaaattaaaaatggaattactaaaatttaaatatatgaaaagcACAAGGACTGTGAGCATAAttagtgatatatatatatatgttatgcagTCTTGACGGACCAAAACTCGAGTCAAATTGGTGGTGGGAGAAATGAGAAACCAAAAGGCATGGTCTTCGTCAAAGCACGCACATAAGGAATTGTCAACAAGCACGCATATAAGTCGCGTGGTGGGACTGGGAGCCTAAGACAAATAATAGGCTAAATTAGCCATATATGAAAAAAAAGTTATCACACAGATCGTATAAGTACATCCCTACCTTAGCAAGTTTAGATTTACACCTGCACCCTTGTATGGAagggaaaaatattaatttagtcatttaataGGTATTAAGTTAGTtcatatataaaaacatatttcaCACTTGATATTTAATCAATACGGGactaaatttttcattttcctcaacataattcacaaatggcttattttgagcatcaatttctcattcattatTCAACCATTTTGAGTATATGATATGACGTTGTAAAGGTCTCCTAgagtaaaatataaaatcatagtTTTATGATTCAAATCTCTACCTTTACTAATTAAGAATATGTTTCAAAGTCTCCAAAAGATCTATTTTTCCAACaatttaatggtaaaaatagataataatttaAGGAAGGTGACGAATTTCTCAATGAATCAATAttgtttttggttgaattttgtctTTTGAATTTAGGAAGAGCTCGAGTGCCTAATGTAGCAAGTTTAACAGAGAGAGAGAGTTTCTCGTTGAATCGGACCGTGTGTGGTACAAGGCTTTCTGCCAAAAAGATGTGAACATTCGCTATTGGTAGAGTTTGAACCCATGCATCTTAAATGGAAACAAAGGGCATTGAACCGTTGCTTTAGGCACTCAAGATTTCTTAGAGTCAAAAGACAAAATCCCAATTGGAGATCAATACAGATCTATCGAAGGGTTCATCCTAAAAGACAATACTTCAAATACTTGTCTAGACAGCTTACAAGCTAACATGGATggttaaaaaacttgaaaattttaatctcAATGATATCCTCTATGTTTAGCATTGTTTGTATGCTTGCTCTCCCTTCTACCTCTTGACATAGTCCTTAAGTGAATAGGTTTTTTttagccttgtatccttgtgtgGTTCCATTTTTTAGCTTTACGtgacttctttttttcttctttttctttcctcaTCTTTAGGAATCATTTTGGAGCTTTTCTTCTTTTCAACTTTATATTTCCTTACCATGGCTTTTGATTGTGTtgtttttatcttcttcttcttcttgagTGTTTCGAGAATCCACAGGGTAAAGAGGATAGTTTTTAGCTTTTGATGAtgatttgttgttgttttgaaaaaagaaaatgccAGCTTTTGTTTTTTCGTCTTAATGTTGTGTGTGTTAATAAGCTTTTCTTTCGGGGTTTTGTATGTAGTTTTCCATTGCCATAACAAATTttatgtatgatatatatatatatatatatatattatagaaataGGTAATGTTATTTCAACACATCAAATGAATTTTAATGACCGAATCCAATAAAGGTCATGACTTTAAATATGACTTCTAGCTTCCAAGGTTATTAATGCATGTACATTAAACTTTATCAACTTAGATATCATGTTATGATCTTATCTGACTTTACCATTTGGGTTAtgctattttatattttatattttattggttttgttgtttgttttgctttgaggttttttttttaatacactAGAAATAGGGAAGAGAATGTTATTGTCAAGACTTAAAACTCCGAACTTACAATGTTTAATACAAAGTTTTCAACCACATGCTCCTTTGAGTTATTAAAGAGACACTTGATCCTTTTTACTAAAAGAGAGGTACTTATACTTGGTAATTTATATCTACTTGATatctaatatattttttgaacCTAACTGGTACTTACACTTGAAAACCATAAGCCAACTTGGTATTGTTTTTAGTTAGTtgattaaaattgttaaaataagcTGACGTGGCGTCGATATGGCAATTGTGACACATGGCAAAAgtaaaatatacattttttttctacAAGTCACAATGTGAGGTTGTTATGTGTCGCCATACTATTGGTCGTTAGTGTGGATTTTAATAGTATTAGTCAGACACCCAAAAAAGATACCAAGTTGGCTTATAGTTTCAAGTTTGGGTACAAATTAGGTAAAAAAGAGTTTGAGGTACGAAGTAAGTATAAATTACTAAACTTAGGTGCTTTTGTATATGTTAATCTCttctaaaattaacatttattgtaAAAAGAAGGCATAATGACTTTTTTTGttctccaactttacaaaaaaagttattttagacattcatttaatttttctccTTTTCTACTCCTTCAacttatattttttgtcaaatcacctcaaaatggaTAGAAAAGCTATCTATTGTTAACTATGCTTATATGACATACACCTAAATTGCCACGTAGATAAcacattaacatttaattaattttataaaattttaaaagtaatttttataatttttaaataaatttattgatttttaatttttaaaaattataattttttaaattttaaaaattaattaaatattgacatgTCATCAATGTGACAATCCACATGTATACAacgtcaatttttttatttattttgagataatttgataaaaatacaagtttaaagactaaaaaaagtgaaaaaaataaaggagaattaaaatgttttttttataaagtttgaGGGTGAAATGAGGAAGCGAAAGCACCTGAGTTGAAAAAGGCATTTTAAATGGGGCTATGGTTAGTGGGCTAAATGTGAAGTAAATCGTAAAAATCAAATAGTCCAATTAGTTATCACAAAACCGGGCTCTGAGGCCCAGCAACCACCAAACAGTACACAAAAGAAGGAAAAGGGTAAAAACATTTCTATTTTTGTAACTTCCTTCTCTCTCAACATTTTTCATCTTTCAGCTGCCTTCTCTCGTTATCTTCCCCTATATCTATATGATGTAtactgtaaaaataaaataaaaagagtgaataaaaatcaaattaaattaaatagttgaagCTGAAGATTTTACAATGCTTTCTTGATCACTTTTCATGTCTCTCCCCCCAACCAAACGCTCTCTTAGCTCCAACGCCGCTGTTGCTTCTtctttgtcttcttcttcttcttcttcttcttcttcttcttcttcttctcacttTCAACAGTCAATGAAGAAAGCCAAGTCCCAAGCCGTGGCTTGTTCTCTTGACCCCAATAAGAACGGCCTTCACAACCGCCACAACAACCAAGGCGATATCGACGTCGTCTTCGACCCTTCTTCACCTATGGCCCTCGACGACGATTCCAAGTCCGACGATGGTCGCGCTCCCGCCGCCGCCAATTTGTCTCGCAAAAAGGCTACCCCACCTCAACCCGCCAAGAAGCTCGTCATCAAATTCGTTAAAGGTTGAGTTTCTTCTACTTGATCTCTCTCTATTCTTATAGTTTGGTTTCTGGGTGTTTTATGAATTCCCTTTTTTAGTTAATACAGAATTTTGATCTTACCAATTGAGTGGCTTTGGGTTGTTGGGTCATTTTTGGAATGAAAAATTAGGACTTAGAAGAGGTGAATTTTATAAAACTCGGTGTTTTATTCGATTTTAAGATCTTGG includes these proteins:
- the LOC107944077 gene encoding VQ motif-containing protein 10 encodes the protein MATTITTSSHEGVKVVIIDTQYVETDPLSFKSVVQRLTGKDSCVSWIEESSFPCSKTQTNYNVAAGKVSAEGSYGTATAGGGYGCDGGGGCHVPVFTTRLSFKDLDRLILEAPPLDELSWLLAEC